A genomic segment from Pelotomaculum isophthalicicum JI encodes:
- a CDS encoding accessory gene regulator ArgB-like protein, whose protein sequence is MIKTFARKIAIIMGAQLKVNRDQVEIFTYGLELILGTLVQLILIVSLSLLMDTFITTMLCLIAFASLRFFGGGVHLSTYSLCLVVGVSLLISLGKLATLAVNPESLTLISVLTLLMGIHVIFRWVPAGTAKKQIKNESIRLEQREKAFLVLTVWSIIIVILITQKMTADAFAMILGILGSLILMTPLGYKAAKVLDSILNIAGKEV, encoded by the coding sequence ATGATAAAAACTTTTGCCCGAAAAATAGCCATTATCATGGGGGCGCAGTTAAAGGTTAACCGGGATCAAGTAGAAATTTTTACCTATGGGTTGGAACTAATACTCGGAACATTGGTTCAGCTAATACTAATAGTATCATTATCTTTGCTGATGGATACCTTCATAACAACTATGTTATGCCTGATAGCCTTTGCATCGTTGAGGTTTTTTGGAGGAGGCGTTCACTTAAGCACGTATTCATTATGCCTGGTGGTTGGTGTCTCTTTGCTGATAAGCTTGGGTAAATTGGCAACCTTAGCCGTAAATCCTGAATCATTAACGCTTATATCAGTATTAACTCTACTGATGGGTATTCACGTTATCTTTAGATGGGTGCCAGCGGGCACGGCAAAGAAACAAATAAAAAATGAATCAATAAGGCTGGAACAAAGGGAAAAAGCCTTCCTTGTTTTAACCGTATGGTCCATTATCATCGTTATACTTATAACGCAAAAGATGACCGCTGACGCTTTTGCAATGATTTTGGGAATCCTCGGAAGTCTCATTTTGATGACTCCATTGGGATACAAAGCAGCTAAGGTTCTTGACAGCATTCTGAATATTGCCGGGAAGGAGGTGTAA
- a CDS encoding LytR/AlgR family response regulator transcription factor produces MVNILLLEDEHYTRKFLKKLVSENPSVDKVIDTPSGEEAINFAREHKLDIALLDIELAPEEGLNGILVAKKIHDFNPDIFFVFITGYSQYAIDSFAVHPYDYILKPVKKAKINEIINSLTEEIRKRNIIRRNPEKIKIKDKNEIFMVAPGDILFIEKQDKLNLIHTENNVYKIHQTLSKLAEKLGGNFLRVHKSFIANMDNISRIREVSNRSYVIEFDGYDKVALMSRYKFEEHKHRFAPL; encoded by the coding sequence ATGGTAAATATTTTGCTTCTAGAAGATGAACATTACACCAGGAAATTTCTCAAGAAGTTGGTATCTGAAAACCCTTCCGTTGACAAGGTAATTGATACGCCAAGCGGTGAAGAAGCAATTAATTTCGCCAGGGAACATAAATTGGACATTGCGCTATTGGATATAGAACTGGCTCCAGAAGAAGGGTTGAACGGAATATTAGTCGCAAAAAAAATACATGATTTTAATCCTGATATATTTTTTGTTTTTATAACAGGATACTCTCAATATGCAATTGACTCATTTGCTGTTCATCCATATGACTACATTCTAAAGCCAGTGAAAAAAGCAAAAATCAATGAAATTATAAACAGTCTTACAGAAGAAATAAGAAAAAGAAACATAATTAGGCGCAATCCAGAAAAAATTAAGATTAAAGATAAAAATGAAATATTTATGGTAGCGCCTGGCGATATCCTGTTTATTGAGAAACAGGATAAACTTAATTTGATCCATACAGAAAACAACGTTTATAAGATACATCAAACCCTGAGTAAGTTAGCAGAAAAATTAGGAGGGAATTTCCTTAGGGTTCACAAGTCATTTATAGCGAATATGGACAATATCAGTAGAATTAGAGAGGTAAGTAACAGGTCTTATGTAATCGAATTTGACGGATATGACAAGGTTGCTTTAATGAGCCGTTATAAATTCGAAGAACATAAACACAGATTCGCCCCTTTGTAG
- a CDS encoding cyclic lactone autoinducer peptide, which yields MVHALASVLVFVAYTGVSPCCWFITYEPDIPESLQH from the coding sequence ATGGTCCATGCATTAGCGTCAGTATTAGTCTTTGTTGCTTATACCGGTGTAAGCCCGTGTTGCTGGTTTATCACTTATGAACCAGACATTCCGGAAAGTTTACAACATTAG
- a CDS encoding sensor histidine kinase has protein sequence MYKNGRSVIISTILLNTLFNVLINQEIYLSKDIHDLKAFLPFINLAVLLLSGLVVFSIKSLEENTKKIVELNLLKTHLSQVENLINTLQAQRHEHSRHIQTLQAMLHLDEADKAIEYIEGIAKNNRHAEEIVYVGHPALTALLNGKRKVAEAMKIDFAFSVKCDIANINIPPWDLCSILGNLLDNAFDAVLQANVDRRVAIEIKYENLNHVMYVYNTGPKIPEAVRQRLFIAGFTTKKSEARGYGLYLVKKLVDKYGGRIGVVSGERTTFIVYLPDRGRKVDDKNFCPKNSHYHGGAVKG, from the coding sequence TTGTATAAAAATGGTAGATCAGTGATTATTTCTACCATCCTTCTGAATACTTTGTTTAATGTACTAATTAATCAAGAAATATATCTATCTAAAGATATCCATGATTTAAAAGCGTTTCTACCATTTATAAATTTAGCAGTTTTATTATTAAGCGGTCTAGTCGTTTTTTCAATCAAAAGCCTTGAGGAAAATACTAAGAAAATAGTGGAATTAAATCTTTTAAAAACACATCTTTCACAAGTGGAGAATTTAATAAATACTTTGCAAGCCCAAAGACATGAGCACAGCAGGCATATTCAGACTCTGCAGGCTATGTTGCACCTGGATGAAGCGGATAAAGCCATCGAATACATTGAAGGTATAGCGAAAAATAACAGACACGCAGAAGAAATAGTATATGTTGGCCATCCCGCTCTTACGGCGCTTTTAAACGGCAAACGAAAAGTGGCTGAGGCCATGAAAATTGACTTTGCTTTTTCCGTAAAATGCGATATTGCCAATATTAATATACCCCCCTGGGATCTATGCAGTATATTGGGCAACCTTCTGGATAATGCATTTGACGCAGTTCTCCAGGCTAATGTCGACCGTAGGGTAGCCATAGAAATAAAGTATGAAAACCTGAATCATGTCATGTATGTCTACAATACAGGGCCTAAAATCCCTGAAGCGGTTAGACAAAGGTTGTTTATAGCAGGTTTCACCACAAAAAAATCCGAAGCTCGCGGATACGGTTTGTACCTGGTTAAAAAACTGGTGGATAAATACGGGGGAAGAATTGGCGTAGTATCAGGAGAACGGACAACATTTATTGTATATCTTCCTGATAGAGGTAGAAAAGTAGATGATAAAAACTTTTGCCCGAAAAATAGCCATTATCATGGGGGCGCAGTTAAAGGTTAA